The following proteins come from a genomic window of Sphaerisporangium rubeum:
- a CDS encoding LytTR family DNA-binding domain-containing protein has protein sequence MTGLRVLAVDDEQPALEDLAYMLRADPRIGEVALARDGASALKMLDRAMADGRPVEAVFLDIRMRGLDGVVLGRLLAQFARPPRVVFVTAYEEHAVDAFEIKAEDYLLKPVRPERLAEAVRRVCAGLPGATEPASEASRPDTETIPVELAGVTRFVASSDVRYVEAQGDYARLHTGSGSHLVRIPLAVLEERWGAAGFVRVHRSHLVALKHIDELHIDSGRCTVRIGDTEIPVSRRHTRELRDLLVRRARKGRTE, from the coding sequence GTGACCGGCCTGCGCGTGCTGGCGGTGGACGACGAGCAGCCGGCGCTGGAAGACCTGGCCTACATGCTGCGCGCCGATCCCCGGATCGGCGAGGTCGCGCTGGCCCGCGACGGCGCCTCGGCCCTGAAGATGCTCGACCGCGCCATGGCCGACGGCAGGCCGGTGGAGGCGGTGTTCCTCGACATCCGCATGCGCGGCCTCGACGGCGTGGTCCTCGGCCGGCTCCTCGCGCAGTTCGCGCGGCCCCCGCGGGTGGTGTTCGTCACCGCCTACGAGGAGCACGCGGTGGACGCCTTCGAGATCAAGGCCGAGGACTACCTGCTGAAGCCGGTACGTCCCGAGCGGCTCGCCGAGGCCGTCCGCCGGGTCTGCGCCGGCCTGCCGGGGGCCACCGAACCGGCGTCCGAGGCGTCCCGGCCGGACACCGAGACCATCCCCGTCGAGCTGGCCGGCGTCACCCGGTTCGTCGCCAGCTCCGACGTGCGGTACGTCGAGGCGCAGGGCGACTACGCGCGCCTGCACACCGGGAGCGGCAGCCACCTGGTGCGCATCCCCCTGGCGGTGCTGGAGGAGCGGTGGGGGGCCGCCGGGTTCGTCCGCGTGCACCGCAGCCACCTGGTGGCGCTCAAGCACATCGACGAACTGCACATCGACTCCGGCCGCTGCACCGTCCGCATCGGCGACACCGAGATCCCGGTGAGCCGCCGCCACACCCGCGAACTGCGCGACCTGCTGGTCCGGCGCGCCAGGAAGGGCCGCACCGAGTGA
- a CDS encoding acyl-CoA dehydrogenase family protein translates to MDFELDDDQKLFRRTLRDFVDREIVPVAAEWEREGRHPAEIIDGFRRLGLFGVTVPAAYGGLDLDRVSFALVFEEIARGWMGVAGILGSHTLSAWMIATYGTEEQKAAYLPDLATGARRTGIALTEPGAGTDLQGITTRAVRDGDSYVVHGTKTWITNARHADPLPVLVKTSVTEPAHKGMSVLLVDADLGFTVSRDLPKLGYKGTETCEVVFDGVRVPASRLLGGTEGRGMQQVLSALELGRLNIAARAVGVSQCAYDAALGYARERQAFGRPIGDFQAIQLKLADMATDIQAARLLTYWAASRSEAGAVNAEAAMAKYFASEVALRATMESMRIHGGYGYSQEFVVERLYRDAPLMAIGEGTNDVQRLVIARALLSGALKAGW, encoded by the coding sequence GTGGACTTCGAGCTCGACGACGACCAGAAGCTGTTCCGGCGCACCCTGCGCGACTTCGTCGACCGGGAGATCGTCCCCGTCGCGGCCGAGTGGGAGCGCGAGGGCCGCCACCCCGCCGAGATCATCGACGGGTTCCGGCGGCTCGGCCTGTTCGGCGTCACCGTGCCGGCCGCGTACGGCGGGCTGGACCTGGACCGCGTGTCGTTCGCGCTGGTCTTCGAGGAGATCGCGCGCGGCTGGATGGGGGTCGCCGGGATCCTCGGCTCGCACACCCTGTCGGCCTGGATGATCGCCACCTACGGCACCGAGGAGCAGAAGGCCGCGTACCTGCCGGACCTCGCCACCGGCGCCAGGCGCACCGGCATCGCGCTCACCGAGCCAGGCGCCGGCACCGACCTGCAGGGCATCACCACGCGCGCCGTGCGGGACGGCGACTCCTACGTCGTGCACGGCACCAAGACGTGGATCACCAACGCCAGGCACGCCGACCCCCTGCCGGTGCTGGTCAAGACCTCGGTGACCGAGCCCGCGCACAAAGGCATGTCGGTGCTGCTGGTGGACGCCGACCTCGGCTTCACCGTCAGCCGCGACCTGCCGAAACTCGGCTACAAAGGCACCGAGACCTGCGAGGTCGTGTTCGACGGCGTGCGCGTGCCGGCGTCGCGGCTGCTCGGCGGGACCGAGGGCCGCGGCATGCAGCAGGTGCTGTCGGCGCTGGAACTCGGCCGGCTCAACATCGCGGCCCGCGCCGTCGGGGTGTCGCAGTGCGCGTACGACGCGGCGCTCGGCTACGCGCGGGAACGGCAGGCGTTCGGCCGGCCCATCGGGGACTTCCAGGCGATCCAGCTCAAACTCGCCGACATGGCCACCGACATCCAGGCGGCGCGGCTGCTGACCTACTGGGCCGCGTCCCGCTCGGAGGCCGGCGCGGTCAACGCCGAGGCCGCGATGGCCAAGTACTTCGCCTCCGAGGTCGCGCTACGCGCCACCATGGAGTCCATGCGGATCCATGGAGGGTACGGGTACTCACAGGAGTTCGTCGTCGAACGGCTCTACCGGGACGCGCCGCTGATGGCGATCGGCGAAGGCACCAACGACGTGCAGCGTCTGGTCATCGCGCGGGCCCTGCTGTCCGGCGCGCTGAAGGCCGGCTGGTGA
- a CDS encoding sodium:solute symporter family transporter produces MNPALGLAAVAVVVVAAILIGAFGLRLSRTTSDFYVASRTVSPLWNASAIGGEYLSAASFLGIAGLILAYGADMLWLPVGWTGGYLVLLVLVSAPLRRSGAYTLPDFAEARLESMAVRRMASVLVVLIGWYYLMPQFQSAGLVLRMVTGAPPWVGGVVVAVVVAVNVLSGGMRSITFVQAFQYWLKLTALAVPLLFLLFAWYGNGAPAVGGAPPPVFADRTAVAVGTDVTVRVAAPVEVTVTGEVDGRRLRDAPLTLTPGEHRVRHDSTVTFPAGAAVPHMHDLPVLDGEQWLLPLQGREHPLYTTYSLILATFLGTMGLPHVLVRFYTNPDGRAARRTTLVVLALLGAFYLMPALYGALGRLYTPELLMTGRTDAVVLSLPGRLIGGTAGEWLTALVVAGAFAAFLSTSSGLAVSVAGVIGQDILRGGVPSFRAATLLAVSVPLGLALAARSVAVADVVGLAFAVAASSFCPLLVLGIWWRRLSTTGAMAGLVAGGGLASAAVITVIGGGPFSGWTGALLAQPAAWTVPIAFVVMIVVSLFTPGRVPRGVARTMVRLHAPEALNVDRGDWRPRST; encoded by the coding sequence GTGAATCCGGCGCTTGGCCTCGCGGCCGTGGCGGTCGTCGTGGTGGCGGCCATCCTGATCGGCGCGTTCGGCCTGCGCCTGTCCCGCACGACGTCCGACTTCTACGTGGCCTCCCGCACCGTCTCACCGCTGTGGAACGCCTCCGCGATCGGCGGCGAGTACCTGTCGGCGGCGTCGTTCCTCGGCATCGCCGGCCTGATCCTCGCCTACGGCGCCGACATGCTGTGGCTGCCGGTCGGCTGGACCGGCGGTTACCTCGTGCTGCTGGTGCTGGTGTCGGCCCCGCTGCGCCGCTCGGGGGCCTACACCTTGCCGGACTTCGCCGAGGCGCGCCTCGAGTCGATGGCCGTGCGGCGCATGGCGAGCGTGCTGGTCGTGCTGATCGGCTGGTACTACCTGATGCCGCAGTTCCAGAGCGCGGGCCTGGTGCTGCGCATGGTCACCGGCGCGCCGCCGTGGGTCGGCGGCGTGGTGGTCGCCGTCGTGGTGGCGGTCAACGTGCTGTCCGGCGGCATGCGGTCCATCACGTTCGTGCAGGCCTTCCAGTACTGGCTGAAGCTCACCGCGCTGGCCGTGCCGCTGCTGTTCCTGCTGTTCGCCTGGTACGGAAACGGCGCGCCGGCCGTCGGCGGCGCGCCACCGCCGGTGTTCGCCGACCGCACCGCCGTGGCCGTCGGCACCGACGTCACCGTGCGGGTGGCCGCGCCGGTCGAGGTCACCGTCACCGGTGAGGTGGACGGCCGGCGGCTGCGCGACGCGCCGCTCACCCTGACCCCCGGCGAGCACCGCGTGCGGCACGACTCCACGGTGACGTTCCCCGCCGGGGCCGCGGTGCCGCACATGCACGACCTGCCGGTGCTGGACGGCGAGCAGTGGCTGCTGCCGCTGCAGGGCCGCGAACACCCGCTGTACACGACGTACTCATTGATCCTCGCGACGTTTCTCGGCACCATGGGCCTGCCGCACGTGCTGGTGCGCTTCTACACCAACCCCGACGGCCGCGCCGCGCGCCGCACCACCCTGGTGGTGCTCGCGCTGCTCGGCGCCTTCTACCTGATGCCGGCCCTCTACGGCGCGCTCGGCCGCCTGTACACCCCCGAGCTGCTGATGACCGGCCGCACCGACGCCGTCGTGCTGTCCCTGCCGGGACGGCTGATCGGCGGCACGGCGGGGGAGTGGCTGACCGCGCTGGTCGTCGCCGGCGCGTTCGCCGCGTTCCTGTCGACGTCGTCGGGTCTCGCGGTGTCGGTGGCCGGGGTCATCGGACAGGACATCCTGCGCGGCGGCGTGCCGTCGTTCCGCGCCGCCACGCTGCTCGCCGTTTCCGTGCCGCTCGGCCTCGCGCTCGCGGCGCGGTCCGTCGCGGTGGCGGACGTGGTGGGCCTGGCGTTCGCCGTCGCCGCGTCGTCGTTCTGTCCCCTGCTGGTGCTCGGCATCTGGTGGCGGCGGCTGTCCACCACCGGCGCCATGGCGGGCCTGGTCGCCGGCGGCGGGCTGGCCAGCGCCGCGGTGATCACGGTCATCGGCGGCGGCCCGTTCTCCGGGTGGACCGGCGCGCTGCTCGCGCAACCCGCGGCGTGGACCGTGCCGATCGCGTTCGTCGTGATGATCGTGGTGTCGCTCTTCACCCCGGGCCGGGTGCCGCGCGGGGTGGCGCGGACGATGGTGCGGCTGCACGCGCCGGAGGCGCTGAACGTCGACCGCGGCGACTGGCGGCCCCGTTCGACGTGA
- a CDS encoding DUF485 domain-containing protein, protein MQASSEFQELRRRYRSWAFPVTVAFLVWYLLYVILSAFARDFMGTKVFGNINIALIFGILQFVSTFLIAWGYSRHAATKLDPLSDKLRGEIEGSGE, encoded by the coding sequence GTGCAGGCCAGTAGCGAATTCCAGGAACTGCGCCGGCGCTACCGTTCGTGGGCCTTCCCGGTGACCGTCGCCTTCCTGGTCTGGTACCTACTGTACGTGATCTTGTCCGCCTTCGCGCGGGACTTCATGGGCACCAAGGTGTTCGGCAACATCAACATCGCCTTGATCTTCGGCATCCTGCAGTTCGTGTCGACCTTCCTGATCGCGTGGGGCTACTCGCGGCACGCGGCCACCAAGCTCGACCCCCTGTCGGACAAGCTGCGTGGCGAGATCGAAGGGAGCGGCGAATGA
- a CDS encoding sensor histidine kinase codes for MPAIVLWRVLRGRRELGTGPAERATFETLHTASLAAPPLRAGLTASGALKASRHLRELLGSPAIAITSGEELLVYDGAGDHHAQQAFAHATATLRDGRTQVLGPDTVACDRPECPVRHAVVVPLTTDDRVVGSLAAYGDQASAGLVRATGEVARWVDSQLALAELDRSRTLLMEAEVRALRAQISPHFIYNSLTTIASFVRTDPERARELLLDFADFTRYSFRRHGEFTTLAEELRSIDRYLTLERARFGDHLRVSLRIAPEVLPVAVPFLCLQPLVENAVRHGLEGKAGEGRITIIAEDAGAECAISVEDDGVGMEPDRLRRILSGDTDERSGAGGVGLANVDERLRQVYGDEYGLVVETAAGAGTKINVRLPKYRPGVSV; via the coding sequence GTGCCCGCGATCGTGCTGTGGCGGGTGCTGCGCGGCCGGCGTGAGCTCGGCACCGGCCCCGCCGAGCGTGCCACGTTCGAGACCCTGCACACCGCCTCGCTGGCCGCGCCGCCGCTGCGGGCCGGCCTCACCGCGTCCGGCGCGCTCAAGGCGTCCCGGCACCTGCGCGAGCTGCTCGGCTCACCGGCCATCGCGATCACCAGCGGCGAGGAGCTGCTGGTGTACGACGGCGCGGGGGACCACCACGCGCAGCAGGCGTTCGCGCACGCCACAGCCACCCTGCGTGACGGCCGCACCCAGGTGCTCGGCCCCGACACCGTGGCCTGCGACCGGCCCGAGTGTCCCGTGCGCCACGCCGTCGTCGTGCCGCTCACCACCGACGACCGCGTGGTCGGGTCGCTCGCCGCGTACGGCGACCAGGCCTCGGCGGGCCTGGTGCGCGCCACCGGCGAGGTGGCCCGCTGGGTCGACTCGCAGCTCGCGCTCGCCGAGCTCGACCGCTCACGCACCCTGCTGATGGAGGCCGAGGTGCGTGCGCTGCGCGCGCAGATCTCACCGCACTTCATCTACAACTCCCTCACCACCATCGCGTCGTTCGTCCGCACCGACCCCGAGCGGGCCCGCGAGCTGCTGCTGGACTTCGCCGACTTCACCCGCTACTCGTTCCGCAGGCACGGCGAGTTCACCACGCTGGCCGAGGAGCTGCGGTCCATCGACCGCTACCTCACGCTGGAACGCGCGCGGTTCGGCGACCACCTGCGGGTGTCGCTGCGCATCGCGCCTGAGGTGCTGCCGGTCGCCGTGCCGTTCCTGTGCCTGCAACCCCTGGTCGAGAACGCCGTCCGGCACGGCCTCGAAGGCAAGGCGGGGGAGGGCCGCATCACGATCATCGCCGAGGACGCGGGAGCCGAATGCGCGATCAGCGTGGAGGACGACGGCGTCGGCATGGAACCCGACCGGCTGCGCCGCATCCTGTCGGGGGACACCGACGAGCGGTCCGGCGCCGGCGGCGTCGGGCTGGCCAACGTGGACGAGCGGCTGCGCCAGGTGTACGGCGACGAGTACGGCCTGGTCGTCGAGACGGCGGCCGGCGCCGGTACGAAGATCAACGTCCGGTTGCCGAAGTACCGGCCCGGTGTCTCCGTATAG
- a CDS encoding HIT family protein yields the protein MSPATGPCPFCAVVAGDLPAAVVLDDGVVAAFLDNRPLFKGHVLVVPVIHAETLVDLPPEDVGPYFTRVRAVAAAVETGLGAAGSFVAMNNRVSQSVPHLHTHVVPRRPKDGLRGFFWPRTKYDSDDEAAEYAARVRDGLGEI from the coding sequence GTGAGCCCCGCCACGGGCCCCTGCCCGTTCTGCGCGGTCGTCGCGGGAGACCTGCCGGCCGCCGTCGTGCTCGACGACGGCGTCGTCGCGGCGTTCCTCGACAACCGGCCGCTGTTCAAGGGCCACGTGCTGGTCGTGCCGGTCATCCACGCCGAGACCCTCGTCGACCTGCCGCCTGAGGACGTCGGGCCGTACTTCACCAGGGTCAGGGCCGTCGCCGCGGCCGTCGAGACGGGCCTCGGCGCGGCGGGGAGCTTCGTCGCGATGAACAACCGCGTCAGCCAGAGCGTCCCCCACCTGCACACCCACGTCGTGCCGCGCCGGCCCAAGGACGGCCTGCGCGGCTTCTTCTGGCCCCGCACCAAGTACGACAGCGACGACGAGGCCGCCGAGTACGCCGCACGCGTCCGCGACGGCCTCGGCGAGATCTGA
- a CDS encoding sigma factor translates to MAYSDERRAVDADFVEFVRRRGDHHLRTAVLLTGDWHAAEDLVQSCLGKLHRVWHRLDTGSNPDAYLRRIMVNTHRSWWRARWRREIPRADLPDPAPPAT, encoded by the coding sequence GTGGCCTACAGCGACGAAAGGAGAGCGGTGGACGCCGATTTCGTGGAGTTCGTGCGGCGCCGAGGAGACCACCACCTCAGGACGGCGGTCCTGCTCACGGGGGACTGGCACGCCGCCGAGGACCTGGTGCAGTCCTGCCTCGGGAAGTTGCACCGGGTCTGGCATCGGCTGGACACCGGCAGCAACCCCGACGCCTACCTGCGCCGCATCATGGTCAACACCCACCGGTCCTGGTGGCGTGCCCGGTGGCGCCGTGAGATTCCACGCGCCGATCTGCCCGACCCGGCCCCCCCGGCGACCTAG
- a CDS encoding DUF302 domain-containing protein has translation MTRLGAVLEAVHEMCRLDIDVGLPFDVFRGRYEQAVPAVDGAALTRLISDGAGWDEVLRAAAANAPHGFMIYWSFDATPLMGLAGDHLRCVEYLMGNHTIAERMYRYEPGVMLYAPLRTVIHEDLQGTTWFSVDHPRAAFASFGDPRVTAVGAELDRKLAGLLEHLDVPVPGRLLRD, from the coding sequence ATGACCCGTCTGGGTGCTGTCCTGGAGGCGGTGCACGAGATGTGCCGTCTCGACATCGACGTCGGGCTGCCGTTCGACGTGTTCCGCGGGAGGTACGAGCAGGCGGTGCCCGCCGTGGACGGCGCCGCGCTCACCCGGCTGATCAGCGACGGCGCCGGCTGGGACGAGGTGCTGCGCGCGGCCGCGGCGAACGCCCCGCACGGCTTCATGATCTACTGGAGCTTCGACGCGACCCCGCTCATGGGCCTCGCCGGGGACCACCTGCGCTGTGTCGAGTACCTCATGGGCAATCACACCATCGCCGAGCGGATGTACCGGTACGAACCCGGCGTCATGCTGTACGCGCCGTTGCGCACGGTGATCCACGAGGACCTCCAGGGCACCACGTGGTTCAGCGTGGACCACCCCCGCGCCGCGTTCGCGTCGTTCGGCGACCCGCGCGTGACCGCCGTCGGCGCCGAGCTTGACCGGAAACTGGCAGGCCTGCTGGAACACCTCGACGTCCCGGTCCCCGGCAGGCTCCTGCGCGACTGA
- the polX gene encoding DNA polymerase/3'-5' exonuclease PolX: protein MGRANDAAAAALEEYAELFAMTGGDAFRVRSYQKAAKAIAGHPGDISRVDVREVPGVGEAIAKKVEEFLARGSFRQLDALREEVPEGVRRMTRIASLGPKKAVLLFRELGIGSPEELERAIRGGRLAGVRGFGAKTEENLLKGIEQLRQAGGRVHLGVAMELAERVVASLPAERVAYAGSLRRMKDTVGDVDVLAVGSVSLMEVFKGQPYVAEVIASGERKTSIRSDRGLQVDLRVVPEESWGAAMQYFTGSKEHNVRLREMCVKRGWKLSEYGLFEGERVVASRTEEDIYHALGMQWVPPPLREDVGEIEAALKGELPELVTVEDLKGDLHTHTDLTDGIATLEEMVTAAAARGYAYYAVTDHAPNLFMQRMTLEKMREQREQVHRLQERFPDMRLLHGTELNIAPDGTVDWPAEILAEFDVTVASVHSHFTQSREEMTRRFVAACENPHVHIIGHPTTRKIGKRPPVDADWETVFAAAARTGTVMEIDAYPDRADLPSDLVRMARHQGVRFSIDSDSHAVPHLANMRFGVGIAQRGGLTTDDVINTWPLDRLLGLLSS from the coding sequence ATGGGGCGGGCCAATGACGCCGCGGCGGCGGCGCTTGAGGAGTACGCGGAGCTGTTCGCGATGACGGGTGGGGACGCGTTCCGGGTGCGGTCGTACCAGAAGGCGGCCAAGGCGATCGCGGGGCATCCGGGGGACATCTCGCGGGTGGACGTGCGGGAGGTGCCGGGGGTCGGGGAGGCGATCGCGAAGAAGGTCGAGGAGTTCCTGGCTCGGGGGAGTTTCCGGCAGCTCGACGCGTTGCGGGAGGAGGTGCCTGAGGGGGTCCGGCGGATGACGCGGATCGCTTCGCTCGGGCCGAAGAAGGCGGTGTTGCTGTTCAGGGAGCTCGGGATCGGGTCGCCTGAGGAGTTGGAGCGCGCGATCCGTGGGGGGCGGCTCGCGGGGGTGCGGGGGTTCGGGGCGAAGACGGAGGAGAACCTGCTGAAGGGGATCGAGCAGCTTCGGCAGGCGGGGGGCCGGGTGCATCTCGGGGTGGCGATGGAGCTGGCGGAGCGGGTGGTGGCGTCGTTGCCGGCGGAAAGGGTCGCTTACGCGGGGTCGTTGCGGCGGATGAAGGACACGGTCGGGGACGTCGATGTGCTGGCGGTGGGGTCGGTCAGCCTGATGGAGGTGTTCAAGGGGCAGCCGTACGTGGCCGAGGTGATCGCGAGCGGGGAGCGCAAGACGTCGATACGGTCGGACCGGGGGTTGCAGGTGGATCTGCGGGTGGTGCCGGAGGAGTCGTGGGGGGCCGCGATGCAGTACTTCACCGGGTCCAAGGAGCACAACGTGCGGCTGCGTGAGATGTGTGTGAAGCGCGGGTGGAAGCTGTCGGAGTACGGGTTGTTCGAGGGTGAGCGGGTGGTGGCGTCGCGCACCGAGGAGGACATCTATCACGCGCTCGGCATGCAGTGGGTGCCGCCGCCGCTGCGTGAGGACGTCGGGGAGATCGAGGCGGCGCTCAAGGGGGAACTGCCTGAGCTGGTCACGGTGGAGGATCTGAAGGGGGATCTGCACACTCACACCGATCTCACGGACGGCATCGCGACGCTGGAGGAGATGGTGACGGCGGCGGCGGCGCGCGGGTACGCGTACTACGCGGTGACCGACCACGCACCGAACCTGTTCATGCAGCGCATGACGCTGGAGAAGATGCGGGAGCAGCGGGAGCAGGTGCACCGGCTGCAGGAACGGTTTCCTGACATGCGGCTGCTGCACGGCACCGAGCTGAACATCGCGCCGGACGGCACGGTGGACTGGCCCGCCGAGATCCTGGCGGAGTTCGACGTGACCGTCGCGTCGGTGCACTCGCATTTCACGCAGTCCCGCGAGGAGATGACGCGCCGGTTCGTCGCGGCCTGCGAGAACCCGCACGTGCACATCATCGGCCACCCCACGACCCGCAAGATCGGCAAACGACCCCCGGTGGACGCCGACTGGGAGACGGTCTTCGCCGCCGCGGCCCGCACCGGCACCGTCATGGAGATCGACGCCTACCCCGACCGCGCCGACCTGCCGTCCGACCTGGTCCGCATGGCCCGCCACCAGGGGGTGCGCTTCTCCATCGACAGCGACTCGCACGCCGTGCCGCACCTGGCGAACATGCGGTTCGGGGTCGGCATCGCGCAGCGCGGCGGCCTGACCACCGACGACGTGATCAACACCTGGCCGCTGGACCGGCTGCTCGGCCTGCTGTCCTCGTAG
- a CDS encoding endo-1,4-beta-xylanase — protein MNGRTVTLITAVATAASLFATPPADAAMTLGSLAALRGKHFGAGIDVGQLGDVPYTTVLDREFTAVTPTDAMKWDATEPMRNQFNYTYGDRIVAYARQRDMTVQGHTLVWHSQVPAWVQSLDPTRLREAMIYHIDRLATHYRGAVRAWTVVNEPLDGTGGYRTSFFYQRLGASYIADAFRAARAADPGAKLYISESDAEGFGAKSTGLYNLVRSLLAEGVPVDGVAFQGHMAAGQVPGGVAQNFQRFADLGLDVVISELDVRVQQPRTAAKDAQQAADYTTMVRACLTVPRCAGVTLWTFSDKYSKIPYSFPSQGSATPWDVNIQPKPAYTAIYNTLLGG, from the coding sequence ATGAACGGGAGAACGGTCACGCTGATCACCGCCGTGGCGACGGCGGCGAGTCTGTTCGCCACCCCACCGGCCGACGCGGCCATGACGCTCGGTTCCCTCGCGGCCCTGCGGGGCAAGCACTTCGGGGCCGGCATCGACGTCGGCCAGCTCGGCGACGTGCCGTACACCACGGTGCTCGACCGGGAGTTCACCGCCGTCACGCCGACGGACGCGATGAAGTGGGACGCCACCGAGCCGATGCGCAACCAGTTCAACTACACCTACGGCGACCGGATCGTGGCGTACGCGCGGCAGCGCGACATGACCGTGCAGGGACACACCTTGGTGTGGCACAGCCAGGTGCCGGCGTGGGTGCAGAGCCTCGACCCCACCCGGCTGCGGGAGGCGATGATCTACCACATCGACCGGCTGGCCACGCACTACCGGGGAGCGGTCCGCGCGTGGACCGTGGTCAACGAGCCTCTGGACGGCACCGGCGGGTACCGCACCTCGTTCTTCTACCAGCGGCTCGGCGCGTCGTACATCGCGGACGCGTTCCGAGCGGCACGGGCCGCGGACCCCGGCGCGAAGCTGTACATCAGCGAGTCGGACGCCGAGGGGTTCGGCGCCAAGAGCACGGGGCTGTACAACCTGGTGCGCTCGCTGCTGGCCGAGGGTGTGCCGGTCGACGGCGTCGCGTTCCAGGGGCACATGGCCGCCGGGCAGGTGCCGGGCGGGGTCGCGCAGAACTTCCAGCGCTTCGCCGACCTCGGGCTGGACGTCGTGATCAGCGAGCTGGACGTGCGCGTCCAGCAGCCGAGGACGGCCGCCAAGGACGCTCAGCAGGCCGCCGACTACACCACCATGGTGCGCGCCTGCCTGACCGTGCCGCGGTGCGCGGGGGTGACCCTGTGGACCTTCTCCGACAAGTACTCCAAGATCCCGTACTCGTTCCCCAGCCAGGGATCCGCGACGCCATGGGACGTGAACATCCAGCCCAAACCTGCCTATACCGCGATCTACAACACGCTGCTCGGCGGGTGA
- a CDS encoding solute symporter family protein, with the protein MSEQTLGIVLFVLFVAATLGITFWASRHTKSAADFYAGGRSFTGVQNGLAIGGDYMSAASFLGIAGIIALYGYDGFLYSIGFLVAWLVALLLVAELMRNSGKYTMADVLAFRMSPRPVRTAAGVSTIVVSIFYLLAQMVGAGALVGLLFGITSDAGKAGTIVVVGVLMIIYVVVGGMKGTTWVQIVKAVLLMGGAALVTLLVLGHFGFNLSSLLGDAAGQSGKADAFLEPGLRYGTDAAGLTGKLDLISLGLALVLGTAGLPHILIRFYTVPTAKDARKSVIWGIGIIGVFYLLTLVLGFGAAALVGSSAIKEQNAAGNTAAPQLAQKVGELIFGDVGGTILLAIIAAVAFATILAVVAGLTLASSSSFAHDLYAHVFKRGNTTDQQEVRVARIAAFAIGAVSIVLGIFAQSLNVAFLVALAFAVAASGNLPAIIYSLFWKRFNTTGAVSAIYGGLGAALFLVIFSPVVSSKPTSLFPNADFHWFPLDNPGLVSIPIGFLAGYIGTVLSKEYNAAKYAEIEVRSLTGAGAEKATTH; encoded by the coding sequence ATGAGCGAGCAGACGCTCGGCATCGTCCTGTTCGTGCTGTTCGTGGCGGCGACGCTCGGCATCACGTTCTGGGCCAGCCGGCACACCAAGAGCGCCGCCGACTTCTACGCCGGCGGCCGTTCGTTCACCGGCGTGCAGAACGGTCTCGCCATCGGCGGCGACTACATGTCCGCCGCGTCGTTCCTCGGCATCGCCGGCATCATCGCGCTGTACGGCTACGACGGCTTCCTGTACTCCATCGGCTTCCTCGTCGCGTGGCTGGTGGCGCTGCTGCTGGTCGCCGAACTGATGCGCAACTCCGGCAAGTACACGATGGCCGACGTGCTGGCGTTCCGCATGAGCCCGCGTCCGGTGCGCACCGCCGCCGGCGTGTCCACCATCGTCGTCAGCATCTTCTACCTGCTGGCCCAGATGGTCGGCGCCGGGGCCCTCGTCGGCCTGCTGTTCGGCATCACCTCCGACGCCGGCAAGGCCGGAACCATCGTCGTGGTCGGCGTCCTCATGATCATCTATGTGGTCGTCGGCGGCATGAAGGGCACCACCTGGGTCCAGATCGTCAAGGCCGTCCTGCTCATGGGTGGCGCCGCACTGGTGACCCTGCTGGTCCTCGGCCACTTCGGCTTCAACCTGTCCAGCCTGCTCGGCGACGCCGCCGGTCAGAGCGGCAAGGCCGACGCGTTCCTCGAACCCGGCCTGCGCTACGGCACCGACGCCGCCGGCCTCACCGGCAAGCTCGACCTGATCAGCCTCGGCCTCGCGCTCGTCCTCGGCACCGCCGGCCTGCCGCACATCCTCATCCGCTTCTACACCGTCCCCACCGCCAAGGACGCCAGGAAGTCGGTCATCTGGGGCATCGGCATCATCGGCGTCTTCTACCTGCTCACCCTGGTCCTCGGCTTCGGCGCCGCCGCGCTCGTCGGCAGCAGCGCCATCAAGGAACAGAACGCCGCAGGCAACACCGCCGCGCCACAACTCGCGCAGAAGGTCGGCGAACTCATCTTCGGTGACGTCGGCGGCACCATCCTGCTCGCCATCATCGCCGCCGTCGCCTTCGCCACCATTCTCGCCGTCGTCGCCGGCCTCACCCTGGCCTCGTCGTCGAGCTTCGCGCACGACCTGTACGCACACGTCTTCAAGCGGGGCAACACCACCGACCAGCAGGAGGTGCGCGTCGCCAGGATCGCCGCGTTCGCCATCGGCGCGGTGAGCATCGTCCTCGGCATCTTCGCGCAGTCCCTGAACGTGGCCTTCCTCGTGGCCCTGGCCTTCGCGGTGGCCGCCTCCGGCAACCTCCCCGCCATCATCTACAGCCTCTTCTGGAAGCGCTTCAACACCACCGGCGCCGTCTCCGCCATCTACGGCGGCCTCGGCGCGGCCCTGTTCCTCGTCATCTTCTCCCCGGTCGTCTCCAGCAAGCCGACCTCCCTGTTCCCGAACGCCGACTTCCACTGGTTCCCCCTCGACAACCCCGGCCTCGTCTCCATCCCCATCGGCTTCCTCGCCGGCTACATCGGCACTGTGCTCAGCAAGGAGTACAACGCCGCCAAGTACGCCGAGATCGAGGTCCGCTCCCTCACCGGAGCCGGCGCCGAGAAGGCCACCACCCACTGA